Proteins co-encoded in one Papaver somniferum cultivar HN1 chromosome 5, ASM357369v1, whole genome shotgun sequence genomic window:
- the LOC113284323 gene encoding luc7-like protein 3: MDLDRKVRRGRERLAQEVEVPPAAPVSMEKSEQLSLLEEKIKKLLEQVETLGEAGKVDEAEALMRKVDLLNVEKTSLTQLPQNDKLLITQEKKMALCEICGSFLVANDAAERTQSHVTGKQHIGYGMVRDFISEYKEAKEKAREEERLAREKEADERRKQREKEIENGSKRSNSRESDRYHDRERDRGRDRHRERDCDRERSTEWSGRGSRDGGRGRDWNYNNRRNGRDADRGRYNDRNGKRDISRERGWDRSRSRSPVRHGH, translated from the exons ATGGACTTGGACAGAAAAGTTAGACGCGGCAGGGAGCGCCTAGCCCAGGAAGTTGAAGTTCCACCAGCTGCTCCAGTCTCTATGGAGAAATCTGAGCAGCTATCATTGCTGGAGGAGAAGATAAAGAAGCTTCTTGAGCAAGTGGAGACCCTTGGTGAAGCTGGCAAGGTGGATGAAGCTGAGGCACTCATGAGGAAG GTGGATTTGCTAAATGTCGAGAAGACATCCTTGACGCAACTGCCACAGAATGATAAGCTCTTGATTACGCAGGAGAAGAAGATGGCATTGTGTGAGATATGTGGTTCTTTTCTTGTAGCAAATGATGCGGCAGAAAGGACACAGTCACATGTGACCGGCAAGCAGCACATTGGTTATGGCATGGTCCGAGATTTCATTAGCGAGTACAAG GAGGCCAAGGAGAAagcaagggaagaagaaagaCTAGCTAGGGAGAAAGAAGCTGATGAAAGGCGAAAGCAGAGGGAGAAGGAAATTGAGAATGGAAGTAAACGAAGCAACTCCCGTGAGAGTGATAGGTATCATGACCGTGAACGAGATCGAGGGCGAGATAGACACCGTGAACGAGACTGTGACAGGGAAAGGTCAACAGAATGGAGTGGCAGAGGTAGTAGGGATGGAGGAAGAGGGAGAGACTGGAATTATAACAACCGGAGAAATGGAAGAGATGCAGACAGGGGTCGGTACAATGACAGAAATGGAAAAAGGGATATCTCTCGTGAGAGGGGTTGGGACAGAAGCAGGTCCCGCTCTCCTGTTAGGCATGGTCACTAG